Proteins encoded in a region of the Paenibacillus sp. W2I17 genome:
- a CDS encoding GNAT family N-acetyltransferase, translated as MHNVEHEPANKRFLIQDNGDIAAVMTYVISSPELYIIDHTLVENAYRGQGLGDELIKAMVEYARENGIKILPLCPFAKGRFERISEYADVLHQ; from the coding sequence ATGCATAACGTAGAACATGAACCTGCCAATAAAAGATTTCTTATTCAAGATAACGGTGATATTGCTGCGGTGATGACCTATGTAATCTCGAGTCCAGAGCTATACATAATTGATCACACTTTGGTGGAAAATGCTTACCGAGGACAAGGGCTTGGCGATGAACTTATCAAAGCGATGGTGGAATACGCGCGGGAAAACGGTATTAAGATTTTACCTCTATGTCCGTTTGCCAAGGGACGTTTCGAACGTATCTCTGAATACGCGGATGTTCTCCATCAATAA
- a CDS encoding alpha-glucosidase, which translates to MKRVWWKKAVAYQIYPRSFMDSNGDGVGDIQGIISKLDYIQDLGIDLIWICPMYKSPNDDNGYDISDYCSIMDEFGTMADFDQLLNEVHLRGMKLIMDLVINHTSDEHPWFIESRASLNNPKRDWYIWRDGKNGDEPNNWESIFGGSAWEYDEASGQYYLHLFSKKQPDLNWANREVRKSIYEMMNWWLDKGIDGFRVDAISHIHKEEGLLDMPIREGVKYVSSFEKHMNVKGIQSYLQEMKENTLSRYDVVTVGEANGVKVEDQEDLLDWICEVRGKFNMVFQFEHLDLWKSSTNRQLDVPKLKNVLTKWQKSLEGVGWNALFIENHDQPRKVSSWGNDTEYWYESATALGAMYFFMQGTPFIYQGQEIGMTNVTYPSIEDYNDIADRNLYQIKREEGMSHQEIMNIIWASSRDNSRTPMQWSSAKEAGFTSGTPWLKVNDNYVNINVEKQLQEPGSILQFYKQMIQLRKEHDTLTYGIYELHMPDHPSVYAYTRTLADQQVLVVINLTEHMVELEEDELGLNFSEIWLTNYENGMLPRMLRPFETIVGLSNKVK; encoded by the coding sequence ATGAAAAGAGTATGGTGGAAAAAAGCAGTAGCTTATCAAATCTATCCGAGAAGTTTTATGGATTCCAACGGAGATGGAGTTGGTGACATCCAGGGGATCATATCTAAACTGGATTATATTCAAGATCTCGGTATTGATCTGATATGGATCTGTCCAATGTATAAGTCACCCAACGACGATAATGGTTATGACATCAGCGATTACTGTTCCATTATGGATGAATTCGGCACGATGGCGGACTTTGATCAATTACTGAATGAAGTTCATCTTCGCGGCATGAAACTCATTATGGACTTGGTGATCAATCATACAAGTGACGAACACCCGTGGTTTATTGAATCCAGAGCTTCACTGAATAACCCCAAACGGGATTGGTACATCTGGAGAGATGGGAAGAATGGGGACGAACCAAATAACTGGGAGAGCATCTTTGGCGGTTCTGCTTGGGAATATGATGAAGCTTCCGGACAGTACTATCTCCATCTGTTCTCCAAGAAACAACCAGACTTAAATTGGGCAAATCGGGAAGTTCGGAAATCCATATATGAAATGATGAATTGGTGGCTGGATAAAGGGATTGATGGTTTCCGTGTGGATGCAATCAGCCATATTCACAAAGAAGAGGGCCTCTTGGACATGCCAATCCGAGAAGGCGTCAAATACGTCTCTTCTTTTGAAAAGCATATGAATGTGAAGGGAATCCAGAGTTATCTGCAAGAAATGAAAGAGAACACATTATCCAGATATGACGTCGTGACTGTTGGGGAAGCGAATGGAGTTAAGGTAGAGGACCAAGAAGATCTGCTGGATTGGATCTGTGAAGTCAGAGGGAAATTTAATATGGTCTTTCAATTCGAACACCTGGACCTTTGGAAAAGCAGCACAAACAGGCAACTGGATGTTCCCAAACTGAAAAACGTCTTGACGAAGTGGCAAAAATCACTGGAAGGCGTAGGTTGGAATGCATTGTTTATTGAAAATCACGATCAGCCTCGCAAAGTTTCATCTTGGGGAAATGATACGGAGTATTGGTATGAAAGTGCCACAGCACTTGGAGCCATGTACTTTTTCATGCAAGGCACACCTTTTATATATCAGGGGCAAGAGATAGGCATGACAAACGTGACTTATCCCTCCATAGAGGATTATAACGACATAGCCGATCGGAATTTATATCAGATCAAACGCGAAGAAGGCATGTCGCATCAGGAGATCATGAACATCATCTGGGCTTCGAGTCGCGATAACTCCAGAACGCCGATGCAATGGTCTTCGGCCAAAGAGGCCGGGTTTACCAGCGGTACGCCATGGCTGAAGGTGAATGACAATTACGTCAATATCAATGTAGAGAAACAACTCCAGGAACCAGGTTCCATTCTTCAATTTTATAAACAAATGATTCAGCTGCGAAAAGAGCACGATACGTTGACTTATGGTATTTATGAGCTTCATATGCCGGATCATCCGAGTGTATATGCATATACACGTACATTGGCAGACCAACAGGTGCTGGTAGTAATCAATCTTACTGAACACATGGTGGAGCTTGAGGAAGATGAGCTTGGCCTCAACTTCTCAGAAATCTGGCTTACCAACTATGAGAATGGCATGCTACCAAGGATGTTGCGACCGTTTGAAACCATTGTTGGATTAAGCAATAAAGTAAAGTAG
- a CDS encoding alpha-glucosidase, translating into MENKKWWKETVVYQIYPRSFQDRNGDGIGDLEGIVSRLDYLQQLGIGAIWLSPVCKSPQDDYGYDISDYQDIDPMFGSLEDMEKLILEAKKRDIRIIMDLVLNHTSDEHPWFQEAKKGKDNPYHDYYVWRDGVEGTPPNDLGSTFGGSAWEWMPEIGQYYLHLFSVKQPDLNWENPKVRQEIYNMINWWIDKGVGGFRLDVIDLIGKEPDLKITGNGPNLHKYIRELSKETFQKAEDLLTVGETWGATPEIAKLYSNPDGSEFSMVFQFEHISLDEQEGKGKWDLKPLDVMSLKKVLSKWQTELKGDAWNSLFWNNHDLPRIVSRWGNDGEFRVESAKMLATLLHGMQGTPYIYQGEELGMTNVQYSIEDYRDIELLNFYKERMGKGYPEQSVMESIYAKGRDNARTPMQWDTSDNAGFTQGEPWIKVNPNYKQIHAEESLNDPESIFHYYRKLIQLRKEHEVIVYGDYELIFPENPDVFAYTRTLNGTTILVVCNFQGYTTELPLQEQLTEPNQLLISNYTGEMSESELRPYEARMYLIHN; encoded by the coding sequence ATGGAAAATAAAAAATGGTGGAAAGAAACTGTTGTATATCAAATATATCCACGCAGCTTTCAAGATCGAAACGGTGATGGAATCGGAGACTTGGAGGGCATTGTGTCCCGATTGGATTATTTGCAGCAACTCGGCATTGGTGCTATCTGGTTATCACCTGTCTGCAAGTCTCCTCAAGATGATTACGGATATGATATTTCAGATTATCAGGACATCGATCCGATGTTTGGGTCTTTGGAAGATATGGAAAAGTTAATTCTTGAAGCCAAGAAACGAGACATTCGAATCATCATGGATTTGGTGTTGAACCATACCTCGGATGAACACCCCTGGTTTCAAGAAGCCAAAAAAGGTAAAGACAATCCTTACCATGACTACTACGTCTGGAGAGATGGTGTTGAAGGAACGCCTCCGAACGACTTGGGGTCCACCTTTGGTGGTTCAGCCTGGGAATGGATGCCTGAGATCGGGCAATATTATTTGCATCTATTTTCCGTAAAACAGCCTGATCTCAACTGGGAAAACCCCAAAGTCCGGCAGGAGATATACAACATGATCAATTGGTGGATCGACAAGGGTGTGGGTGGTTTTCGACTTGATGTGATCGACTTAATCGGTAAAGAACCGGATTTGAAGATTACGGGAAATGGACCTAATCTGCATAAATACATCAGGGAACTGAGCAAGGAGACGTTTCAAAAAGCAGAAGATCTGCTTACGGTTGGAGAAACATGGGGTGCCACTCCGGAAATCGCCAAACTGTACAGCAACCCGGACGGCAGTGAGTTTTCAATGGTCTTCCAATTTGAACACATCAGTTTGGATGAACAAGAAGGCAAAGGAAAGTGGGATCTTAAACCTTTGGATGTGATGTCATTAAAAAAAGTGCTGTCCAAGTGGCAAACGGAGCTCAAGGGTGATGCCTGGAACAGTCTGTTCTGGAACAACCATGACTTGCCTCGAATCGTGTCGCGTTGGGGAAATGATGGAGAATTCAGAGTTGAATCGGCTAAAATGTTGGCTACCCTTCTTCATGGCATGCAAGGTACGCCTTACATATATCAGGGTGAAGAGCTGGGTATGACGAATGTTCAATATTCGATCGAGGATTATCGGGATATTGAATTGCTCAACTTTTATAAGGAAAGAATGGGGAAAGGTTATCCTGAACAAAGCGTGATGGAGTCGATCTACGCCAAGGGACGTGATAATGCACGCACACCGATGCAATGGGATACTTCCGATAACGCGGGTTTTACACAAGGGGAACCTTGGATTAAGGTGAATCCAAATTATAAGCAGATCCACGCAGAGGAAAGTTTGAATGACCCTGAATCCATATTCCATTATTATCGGAAGTTAATTCAATTACGAAAAGAACATGAAGTCATCGTCTATGGCGATTATGAGCTGATCTTTCCAGAGAACCCAGACGTGTTTGCTTATACCCGAACGCTGAATGGTACGACAATTCTTGTCGTATGCAATTTCCAGGGATATACGACGGAACTTCCGCTTCAGGAGCAATTGACAGAGCCAAATCAGCTGTTGATATCCAATTATACAGGTGAAATGTCAGAGAGCGAATTGCGTCCATATGAAGCAAGAATGTACCTTATTCATAATTAA
- a CDS encoding carbohydrate ABC transporter permease → MSYSANFKDRIGRFVIYAIVIMLALVCLLPLWNIVAISFSSSEAVSANAVGLVPVNFTTAAYTKIIDDAQFWRSFGISVLRVALTLVLNMILIILMAYPLSKSKRDFKGRNIYMNIMIFAMLFSGGMIPSYLLIKNLDMLNTIWALVLPGAVPIFSVILVMNFFSAVPKALEEAAFIDGANPIQVLFKVYVPVSIPALATVALFSIVGTWNDFFSGLIYMTKVSNYPLMTYIQSLNVNIADLLQAGTNSSELSNLTEISNKNLNAAKIVVAVIPLLLIYPLLQKYFVTGIVVGSVKE, encoded by the coding sequence GTGTCCTATTCTGCAAACTTCAAAGATCGAATTGGCCGGTTTGTCATCTATGCCATCGTCATCATGCTGGCATTGGTCTGCCTTCTTCCGTTATGGAATATCGTCGCCATTTCATTCAGCAGCAGCGAGGCGGTATCCGCGAATGCTGTAGGTCTCGTTCCGGTCAATTTTACAACAGCCGCTTATACAAAAATTATTGATGATGCACAGTTCTGGCGTTCCTTTGGCATATCTGTTCTACGTGTCGCGCTTACCCTTGTGCTTAACATGATTCTGATTATTTTGATGGCTTATCCGCTATCCAAATCGAAGAGGGATTTCAAAGGCAGAAACATTTATATGAATATCATGATTTTTGCCATGTTGTTTAGCGGAGGCATGATTCCGAGTTACCTGCTGATCAAAAACCTGGACATGCTGAATACGATATGGGCACTCGTTCTGCCAGGCGCTGTCCCCATATTCAGTGTCATCCTTGTGATGAATTTCTTCTCCGCTGTACCTAAGGCGCTTGAAGAAGCAGCATTCATCGATGGAGCAAATCCCATTCAGGTCTTGTTCAAAGTGTATGTCCCTGTGTCCATTCCTGCGCTGGCGACAGTCGCCTTGTTCAGTATCGTGGGTACATGGAATGACTTCTTCAGTGGTTTGATCTATATGACCAAAGTCAGCAATTACCCACTAATGACCTATATTCAGTCCCTTAACGTGAATATTGCCGATTTGCTTCAAGCCGGCACAAATTCCAGTGAACTCAGCAACCTGACTGAAATTTCGAATAAAAACCTGAACGCAGCCAAAATCGTAGTTGCTGTTATCCCGCTATTGCTGATTTATCCCTTGCTGCAAAAATACTTTGTGACTGGCATTGTCGTAGGATCGGTCAAAGAATAA
- a CDS encoding sugar ABC transporter permease produces the protein MKQGNWKARGRLGPGAMYHMMMIPGILFLLVFSYVPMVGIITAFQDYIPAKGMFGSEFVGLKHFMYMFKLPDIAQVVSNTLVIAIGKILLGTMMAIIFSVLLNEIRIKYVKKSVQTIVYLPHFLSWVVLASVVVNMFSLDGIVNQMLAFFGLENINFLGSNTWFQPLIIGTDVWKEFGYSSIVYLAAITSIDPGLYEAAGMDGASWWRKVWHITLPGMLPIILLMGVMSLTNILSAGFDQVYNLYNPVVYESGDILDTYVYRIGLVGRQYSFGTAVGLFKSVIGIVLLLSANQLAKKYTDRKIF, from the coding sequence ATGAAACAGGGGAATTGGAAAGCGAGAGGGCGGCTCGGCCCAGGTGCCATGTACCATATGATGATGATTCCGGGCATTTTGTTTTTGCTTGTATTCAGCTATGTTCCAATGGTCGGTATCATTACAGCGTTTCAGGATTATATACCGGCCAAGGGCATGTTCGGCTCTGAATTTGTAGGCTTGAAGCATTTTATGTATATGTTCAAGCTGCCGGATATCGCGCAGGTCGTCAGCAATACGTTGGTGATTGCGATTGGCAAGATTCTGCTTGGAACGATGATGGCCATCATTTTTTCCGTTTTATTAAATGAAATTCGTATCAAATACGTTAAAAAATCCGTGCAGACGATTGTTTATCTGCCACACTTTCTATCCTGGGTTGTTCTGGCATCCGTCGTTGTCAACATGTTCAGTCTGGATGGTATTGTGAATCAAATGTTGGCGTTTTTTGGCCTCGAAAATATTAATTTCCTTGGCAGTAACACCTGGTTCCAGCCACTGATTATTGGTACAGATGTATGGAAAGAATTTGGTTACAGTTCCATCGTCTATCTGGCTGCCATTACGTCCATTGATCCCGGTCTGTATGAAGCGGCAGGAATGGATGGAGCCAGTTGGTGGAGAAAAGTATGGCATATTACATTGCCAGGCATGCTGCCTATTATTCTGCTCATGGGCGTAATGAGCTTGACCAACATTTTGAGTGCCGGTTTCGATCAAGTCTATAATCTGTATAACCCGGTTGTCTATGAGTCTGGCGACATTCTGGATACTTATGTCTATCGGATCGGTCTTGTTGGGCGACAGTATAGCTTCGGTACAGCTGTTGGTTTGTTCAAGTCCGTAATCGGCATTGTTTTGCTCTTGTCTGCCAACCAGTTAGCCAAAAAATATACGGATCGAAAAATATTCTAA
- a CDS encoding sugar ABC transporter substrate-binding protein produces MRTKWSMKSKRVTKRLAVLSMSALMIAALAACGGTSNPPTAEEAGKYEVTPGDPFSAYKDEITVTMGRVTTANPKLPAGDTYENNAYTRLVKDTFNAQITDQFEANGEDYSRQVSLAIASGELPDMMRVDSKDELKELVDNDLIEDLTAIYDQYATDNIKQMYDSYDGRALDNATIDGRLMGLPATSLDSAPTMVWVRQDWLDLLGIQLDADGDGAISLNEVEQTALEFLKRDPGQSGNPVGIPFVNTMNTTDYNGSAYTMLGVASTEGAFPQYWMNGEDGKIVYGSTTEETKQMLGIMADWFKNGIIDPQFGTRTFDDITALYANGQSGIAFGPWHIPDWGLISAKQMDKNAKFSAYTLEDANGKVNVAHANPSNQFIVVRKGYEHPELAVKILNLFYDKLANDKDAATTMPEAAKYQETGVDGSTRPFNIEVNSATSLLDDYSDVVRGIKGEISLDEVRTTESKNNIGSIKTYLSDMDTDDVTAWSKYHSRINGVGLIDKLTQENKFVWMTPAFSGTTPSMKQTWANLTKLEQESFIKIITGSEPLDYFDTFVSNWKKQGGDQVIQEIEDEIASKQ; encoded by the coding sequence ATGAGAACAAAATGGTCTATGAAAAGCAAACGGGTGACAAAGCGTCTGGCCGTGCTGTCCATGTCCGCCTTGATGATTGCAGCCCTAGCGGCATGTGGAGGCACTTCCAATCCTCCTACTGCAGAGGAAGCAGGCAAATATGAGGTAACGCCTGGAGATCCGTTCAGTGCCTATAAAGACGAAATTACCGTAACCATGGGACGGGTAACCACAGCCAACCCAAAACTGCCGGCTGGTGATACCTATGAGAACAACGCATATACTCGGCTGGTCAAAGACACGTTTAACGCTCAGATTACAGATCAATTTGAAGCCAATGGTGAAGATTATAGTCGTCAAGTATCGCTTGCCATCGCATCCGGGGAATTGCCTGACATGATGCGTGTTGATTCCAAAGATGAACTGAAAGAACTGGTGGATAACGATCTGATTGAGGATCTGACCGCCATCTATGATCAATATGCCACAGATAACATTAAGCAGATGTACGATTCCTATGATGGACGTGCATTAGACAATGCAACGATTGATGGACGTTTGATGGGCCTTCCGGCGACTTCCCTGGATTCCGCACCAACAATGGTTTGGGTGCGTCAAGATTGGCTGGATCTGCTGGGGATTCAACTGGATGCAGATGGAGACGGCGCCATTTCGCTGAATGAAGTGGAGCAAACAGCGCTGGAATTCCTGAAAAGAGATCCTGGCCAATCCGGGAACCCGGTAGGTATTCCTTTTGTGAACACGATGAATACAACAGATTATAATGGTTCTGCTTATACGATGCTGGGTGTGGCCTCAACCGAGGGAGCCTTCCCGCAATATTGGATGAATGGCGAAGACGGCAAAATCGTGTATGGTTCCACAACAGAAGAAACGAAGCAGATGCTGGGCATCATGGCGGATTGGTTCAAGAATGGCATTATAGACCCGCAATTCGGAACCCGCACCTTTGACGATATTACCGCACTCTATGCCAATGGCCAAAGCGGTATTGCCTTTGGACCATGGCATATCCCTGACTGGGGACTGATCAGTGCAAAACAGATGGATAAAAATGCGAAATTCTCGGCTTATACGCTGGAGGATGCAAATGGCAAGGTCAACGTGGCGCATGCCAATCCATCCAATCAGTTTATCGTGGTGAGAAAGGGATATGAACACCCTGAACTGGCCGTTAAGATTCTTAACCTGTTTTACGATAAACTGGCCAATGATAAAGATGCCGCAACAACCATGCCGGAAGCTGCCAAATATCAGGAGACCGGGGTAGACGGATCTACGAGACCTTTTAATATCGAAGTCAACTCGGCTACATCGCTGCTGGATGATTACTCTGATGTTGTTCGAGGAATCAAAGGAGAGATTTCCCTGGATGAGGTTCGCACTACCGAATCGAAGAACAATATCGGAAGCATCAAAACCTATTTGAGTGACATGGATACGGATGATGTGACTGCTTGGTCAAAATATCATTCGCGGATCAACGGAGTGGGACTAATCGACAAACTGACACAAGAAAACAAATTTGTATGGATGACACCTGCTTTCTCTGGCACTACACCAAGCATGAAACAGACGTGGGCCAATCTGACGAAGTTGGAACAGGAATCGTTTATCAAAATCATAACGGGTTCAGAACCGCTCGATTACTTCGATACATTCGTGAGCAACTGGAAGAAACAGGGTGGTGATCAAGTCATTCAGGAAATTGAAGACGAGATCGCATCGAAACAATAA
- a CDS encoding response regulator, with translation MIKVLIVDDDKLVRKGISSAMPWNEFNMEVVGEASNGVKALDFLKTQPVDLMLTDLAMPIMSGIELMRAARQLYPELHIVVLTLHQDFDYIQEALRLGAIDYIAKVQLEKEQFEHVLDRIYTRISGLTNTTRKMPSQDEINVHYPNVYALVSQDRKSEHKWPIELTAYEDVIRWEVEHNSCMWAAPPSKEDQLFHQLKEGLHQVPHSTLLVLSDVQERTWSQIKNWIRNYTETSLFYAYNPNNQVITISMNEEDTFSKEPQDEDLDRIKQSWFQTPWTHHDSYYNQLIEQFISLRLHKGQLMGLLYSIVMEWNRIFAQTTLGRISMIHSFESWYEVEEWIKQTAASIRKADEQTSYSQEIIDAVKKAVMIVQHDLEQAYTASGLSQQLNISRSYFSQCFKDLMGKTFNEYSRFIRVEKSKEYLLNTNNTIFWIAERVGYTDEKYFSRIFRELTGLLPSEYRQLGRGNK, from the coding sequence ATGATTAAGGTATTGATTGTAGATGATGATAAGTTGGTACGCAAAGGCATTAGCTCTGCGATGCCATGGAACGAGTTCAACATGGAGGTTGTAGGAGAGGCCAGCAACGGGGTGAAAGCGCTGGATTTCCTAAAAACCCAACCGGTCGATCTGATGCTAACAGATCTTGCGATGCCCATCATGTCAGGGATTGAACTGATGCGAGCTGCGAGGCAGCTCTATCCAGAACTTCATATCGTTGTGTTAACACTGCATCAGGATTTCGATTATATCCAGGAAGCACTAAGACTCGGAGCCATCGATTATATAGCCAAAGTGCAGCTGGAGAAAGAGCAATTCGAACATGTTCTGGATCGAATATATACCCGAATTAGCGGGTTGACAAACACGACTAGAAAGATGCCTTCGCAGGATGAAATCAATGTCCATTATCCAAATGTGTATGCACTTGTTTCACAGGATCGTAAATCAGAGCATAAGTGGCCAATAGAGTTAACTGCGTATGAAGATGTGATAAGGTGGGAGGTTGAGCATAATAGCTGCATGTGGGCTGCACCCCCGTCCAAAGAGGATCAACTATTTCATCAATTGAAGGAAGGCCTGCATCAAGTTCCCCATAGTACGTTGTTAGTTTTGTCTGATGTACAAGAGCGAACATGGTCGCAAATCAAAAACTGGATTAGGAATTATACAGAGACGTCTTTATTCTATGCGTACAATCCCAATAACCAAGTCATTACCATTTCCATGAATGAGGAAGACACATTTTCAAAAGAACCGCAGGATGAGGACCTTGATCGGATTAAACAAAGTTGGTTCCAAACACCATGGACCCACCACGACAGTTACTATAACCAACTCATTGAACAGTTTATATCCTTACGATTACATAAAGGTCAGTTGATGGGATTGCTGTACTCAATCGTGATGGAATGGAACCGTATTTTTGCCCAAACTACGCTTGGAAGAATCTCGATGATCCATTCTTTCGAGTCTTGGTACGAGGTTGAAGAATGGATCAAACAGACTGCTGCAAGCATTCGAAAGGCTGATGAACAGACTTCATATTCACAGGAAATCATCGATGCCGTGAAAAAAGCAGTGATGATCGTGCAGCATGATTTGGAGCAGGCCTATACAGCTTCAGGTCTCTCCCAACAACTCAACATCAGCCGAAGTTATTTCAGTCAATGTTTCAAAGATCTGATGGGGAAAACCTTTAATGAGTACTCCCGCTTCATCCGGGTAGAGAAATCCAAAGAGTATTTGCTCAATACAAATAATACGATTTTCTGGATTGCGGAGCGAGTGGGTTATACGGATGAAAAATATTTCAGCCGGATTTTCCGTGAACTGACAGGTCTTCTGCCAAGCGAATATCGGCAGCTAGGTAGAGGAAATAAATAG
- a CDS encoding sensor histidine kinase, with product MTLKKRIFLLFFLSAFIPFISIFAISYYTIDSIFANKIDDGIRSNLQQVTSSLENSITNLNHVTQQLSYRGTLGKRLDEFLNPSSDIFELIEARDELKNELSVVTFTNPNIGLTLYYFQKEGTTQFGNFPIKDRFSPESLPVLFQTYGIKYYGPHMSMNRFDDQLVLSAMRKVQLSERNDVFIYVESGFRLTQDILGYNQYNGALSHLILDGEGNIVYSEIPEAMKVGENFTSLTAEPAKDGISRGYHWFKEDSSQKWSVVSVISQSQYQQEKNQWLLQILLVALFFLGFTVFLAWLLWKMVYKPLGLFHSEINGMSKNPQTKGSRARTQIPEFDFLLGEFSNMQHQIGDLFKEVQQKEKIRADLEVEKLLYQINPHFLMNTLDTVHWLAVMNGQGEIDKLVQSLNKLLYYNLGKLGQVSTMEEEIDALRQYLILQQIRYDFEFDVRITADEQVLQIPVPRFILQPLVENSLYHGLSDEGFIQIEVTCTSTLNIMIQDNGAGMTEETIHNLLNNREAEQQKVGMGIGLNYVHRMLKAQYGDQAQLVIESELGTGTNILLVLPIKGEDISA from the coding sequence ATGACACTTAAAAAAAGAATCTTTTTACTGTTCTTTCTCAGTGCGTTTATCCCCTTTATCAGTATATTTGCGATTTCTTATTATACGATCGACTCCATTTTCGCAAATAAGATCGATGATGGCATCCGTAGCAATTTACAGCAGGTGACATCCTCATTGGAGAACTCCATCACTAATCTGAATCATGTTACGCAACAATTATCTTACAGGGGTACTTTAGGCAAAAGATTAGATGAATTCTTGAATCCGTCCTCCGATATCTTCGAACTGATTGAAGCCAGGGACGAATTAAAAAACGAGTTAAGTGTTGTCACCTTCACCAATCCTAATATCGGATTGACCTTGTATTACTTTCAAAAAGAAGGTACGACTCAGTTCGGCAACTTTCCAATTAAGGATCGTTTCTCTCCTGAGTCTCTGCCTGTGCTCTTCCAAACCTATGGCATTAAGTACTATGGCCCCCATATGAGTATGAACCGATTTGATGATCAACTCGTTCTGTCTGCCATGCGAAAAGTACAACTTTCCGAGAGGAACGACGTGTTCATTTACGTAGAATCAGGCTTTCGCCTCACACAAGATATCTTGGGCTACAATCAATACAACGGCGCATTATCTCATCTCATCCTGGATGGTGAAGGCAACATTGTGTACAGCGAAATACCGGAAGCCATGAAGGTAGGGGAGAATTTCACCAGCTTAACGGCCGAACCTGCCAAGGACGGAATATCCCGCGGGTATCACTGGTTCAAGGAGGATTCCTCACAGAAATGGAGTGTCGTATCGGTCATTTCGCAGTCCCAATATCAACAGGAGAAAAACCAGTGGTTGCTTCAAATTTTGCTGGTCGCTTTATTTTTCCTCGGCTTTACCGTGTTTCTCGCTTGGCTCCTGTGGAAGATGGTCTACAAACCTCTCGGTCTGTTCCATTCGGAGATCAATGGAATGTCCAAGAATCCACAAACGAAAGGAAGCCGAGCTCGCACTCAGATTCCTGAATTTGATTTTCTGTTGGGTGAATTTTCGAATATGCAGCATCAAATCGGTGACCTCTTCAAGGAAGTTCAGCAGAAAGAGAAGATACGTGCAGACCTGGAAGTGGAAAAACTGCTCTATCAGATCAACCCGCACTTTCTGATGAATACGCTCGATACGGTGCACTGGCTGGCCGTCATGAACGGACAAGGGGAGATCGACAAGCTGGTGCAGTCATTGAACAAGCTGCTCTATTACAATCTAGGCAAATTAGGGCAAGTATCCACCATGGAAGAGGAGATCGATGCGTTAAGACAGTATCTGATTTTGCAGCAAATTCGCTATGACTTTGAATTTGACGTCCGTATTACTGCAGATGAACAAGTGCTTCAGATTCCTGTACCCCGCTTTATTCTGCAACCGCTGGTTGAAAATTCGTTATATCATGGATTGAGTGACGAAGGTTTTATTCAGATTGAAGTGACATGCACTTCAACGTTGAACATTATGATACAAGATAATGGTGCAGGTATGACTGAGGAAACCATTCATAATCTGCTGAACAATCGTGAAGCTGAACAACAAAAAGTAGGGATGGGCATCGGACTCAATTACGTTCACCGCATGTTGAAAGCACAGTACGGGGACCAAGCACAACTGGTGATTGAGAGTGAATTGGGAACAGGGACAAACATACTGCTCGTATTGCCTATTAAAGGAGAAGATATCTCGGCATGA